The Streptomyces nigra genome includes the window CGTGCGCCGGGGCGGCGCCACGTACGCGGTGGCCGGGATCGAGGGATCGCCGGGCGCCGAAGGGGGGACGGGATGAGCGATACGCCGGTGCCGATCCTGATGTACCACGCCGTCTCCACCGCGCCGAACGACGCGACCCGCGAGCTGTCGGTGGCGCCGGAGGCGTTCGCCGAGCAGATGGCCCTGATCGGCGACCTGGGGCTGACGCCGGTGCGGACGGCGGAGCTCGCCGAGCACTGGCGCTCCGGGAAGCCGCTGCCCGAGCGGCCGGTGCTGATCACCTTCGACGACGGCTACGCGGGCGTGCACCGGCACGCCCTGCCCGTGCTGCGCGCCCACGGCTTCACGGCCACGGTGTTCGTCTCCACGGGCTGGCTGAAGGGCCCGCACGACGTGGGCGGCGGCCTGGACACCATGCTGGACTGGGAGCAGGTACGCGAACTGGCCGCCGCCGGCGTGGAGATCGGCGGCCACAGCCACACCCATCCGCAGCTGGACCAGCTCCCCGACGACCGGCTGCGCTCGGAGCTGATCCTGTGCCGGGAGATCGTCTCCGACCAGCTGGGCACGGCTCCCGTCTCGTTCGCCTATCCGTACGGCTACTCCAGCCGCAGGGTGCGCGAGGCGGTGCGGGAGACCGGGTACGCCCAGGCGCTCGCCGTCAACAACGGCCTCGCCCGACGCCGGCAGGGCCCGTACCGGCTCACCCGGCTCACCGTGCGCCGCACCACGGGTGTCGAGGAGTTCGGGCGGCTGGTCGAGGGCCGTGCCGTCGTCCGTACGTTCGCCAGGGACCGTGCCCTGACCAAGGGGTACGCCGTGGTCCGCAGAGCCCGTCAGGTCCGCCGGAAGGCCATCCGTACCCGTGTCTGACACGACGACCACCACCGAGCCCGCCCCCGCCGACGCGACGGCGCCCGAAAAGCCGGGGCGCCGCCTTCGCCTGCCCGGCCTGGGCAGGTCCTCCGGCGGCGGCAGCCAGCTGTTCCGCAACGCCTACGCCCTGATGATCAACACCGGGGTGTCGGCGGTGCTGGGGCTGGGCTTCTGGCTGGCCGCCGCCCGCTACTACTCCGAGTCCGCCGTCGGCCAGGGGTCGGCGGCGATCGCCGCGATGAAGTTCCTCGCCGGGCTGACGGCGGTGGCGCTGACCGGGGCGCTGGCCCGGTTCATCCCGGTGGCCGGGCGGACGACGGGCCGTCTGATCTTCCGTACGTACGCGGGAAGCTGTGTGGTGGTGGCGCTGGCCGCCGGGGTGTTCCTGCTGACGCTGGACCTGTGGGGGCCGTCGTACCGCTTCCTGCAGGGCCCGTTGAACGGGCTGTTCTTCGTCCTGGCGGTCGTCGCCTGGAATCTGCTCACCCTGCAGGACGGGGTGCTGACCGGGCTGCGCAGCGCGGTGTGGGTGCCCGTCGGCAACACCGTGTTCTCGGCGGTGAAGCTGGGTCTGCTGGTGGCGTTCGCGGTGGCGATCCCGACCGCCGGTGTCTTCGTGTCGTGGGTGGCGGCGATCGCGGTGTCGGTGCTGCCGCTGGGCTGGCTGGTGTTCCGCCGGCTGGTGCCCCGGCACATGGCGGCGACCGAGGAGCACGCGCGGCCGCCGTCGCTGCGGGAGGTCGGCCGGTTCCTGGCCGGGGACTACACCGGCTCCCTGTTCTCCCTCGCCGTCGTCTACCTCATCCCGGTGATCGTGGCGGCCCGGGTCTCCGCCGAGGACAACGCGTACTTCTACATCACCGCCACCATCGGCGGGACGGTGAACCTGCTCGCCATCAACATGGGCGCCTCGCTGACCGTGGAGGGCTCGCACGCGCCGGGGCGGCTGGCCGGCGACACCCGTGCGGCGCTGATCCGCATGGCCCGCATCATGGTGCCGGTCTCGGCGGTGCTGTTCTTCGGGGCGCCCTGGATCCTGGGCGTGTTCGGCGCGGGCTACGCGGACGCGGCGACCCCGCTGCTGCGCTGGTTCGCGGTGGGCGGGCTGCTGCGGGTCGTCATGGAGACGTACTTCGCGGTGCTGCGCGCGCAGAGCCGTACCGCGGGACTGGCCTGGCTGCAGGGGCTGTTGTGCGCCCTGGTGCTCGGTCTGACGCTGCTCCTGCTGCCCCGGATGGGGCTGACGGGCGCCGGTGTCGCCGAGATCGCGGCGCTCTCGGTGATCGTCGCGATCGCCGCGCCCCGGCTGTACCGGACGGTGCGGGGCTCCGGGGCGGGGGTCCCCGAGGACGCGGCCCCCGACGGCGATCTGGCCGATCTGGGGGCGCGCGAGACGTCCACGGGGGCGCGCAAGGGCTGGGCGCTGGACAGCGACACCCTCGCGCTCGGCATCCATGTCGACTTCGACCATCTGGAACGCCGGCCCGACGTCCGGCCCGGACCGGGCACCCCGCCCACGGGCACCCCGCGGATCCGCCCGGAGCACCGGCCCACCTGGGCGCGTGCGGCGGAGGCGGGGCTGCCCCTGGAATCCGGGCGGGAGCCGGGCGCGGAGGCGTCGGCGGGTCCCGCCGAGGTGGACGCGCCGTTCGAGGACGCCTTCGACGCGGGCAAGGGCGAGGTGACGGCCGCCGTGGAGGAACCCGAAGCGGCACCCGAGGAGGCCGTACTCGAGGAGTCCGTACCCGGGGAGTCCGTACGACGGCCCGCCGCGGCCGGGCGGCGGAGGCTGCTGCCGCCGACCCGGGTCGGTGTCGTGCTGGGCTGTCTGCTGGTCGCGGCGCTGCTGCTGTACTGGGTGCCCGCGCTGCGGCTCGGCGAGAGCGACCTGGACGGCATGGGCGGGCTCGGGCTGATCTCGGTGCTGCCGCCGCCGACGCTGCTGGGCGCGGCCCTGCTGACCGTGGTGTTCGCCTCGCTGCTGTGGCTGAACCGCGAGCACCGGGCGCTGCTGCTGGTCACGCTGCTCGCGACGGTCGTGTCGCTGCACGCCCTGCCCGCGCTGATCGAGACCGAGCCGCGGTTCGCGACGGCCTGGCAGCATCTGGGCTTCCTCGACTACATCGACCGCACCGGTTCCGCCGTGCCCGACCTGGACGCGCGCTGGAGCTGGCCGGGCTTCTTCGCGGCGGCCGCGTTCGTCGCGCGGGCCTGCGGGGTCGAGGACCTGACCGAGGTCGTCCGCTGGTGGCCGACGGCCATCCAACTGCTCTATCTCGTACCGATGTTCCTGCTGGTCCGCCATATGCGGGCGAGCTGGCGGGCCAAGTGGACCGGCGTCTGGGTCTTCGTGCTGGCCGGCTGGGTGGGCCAGGACTACTTCTCCCCGCAGGGCTTCACGTATCTGCTGTATCTGGCCTTCGCGGCCGTCCTGCTGGTCTGGTTCCGCGCGCCGCGTGTGATCTGGACCCGGCGCAGGCCCGGTGAGCTGGAGGTGGAGCCGGCGAACCGGCGGCAGCGGGCCGTGCTGCTGGCGGTGGTGATCGGGCTGTTCGCGGCCAGTGTCCCCGCCCACCAGCTGACCCCGTTCGTGATGCTGGGCGTGGTGACGGCGCTGGTGCTGGTCGGCCGGAGCGAACTGCGCGGTCTGCCCGTCCTGTTCGGCGTGATGGTGACCGCGTGGATCGGCTTCCTGGCCGAGCCGTACTGGTCGGGGCACTTCGACGAGCTGTTCGGCGGGGTCGGCGGGGTCGGCGGCAATGTCACCTCCTCCGTCTCCGGCCGGATCGAAGGCGGCAGTTCCACCCACCAGCTCGTGCTGTACGTCCGAGTCCTGCTGGCCGGCGGCGTGATGGCGTTCGCCTGCTGGGGCTGGTGGCGCCGGCGCTTCCACCACTACCGGGAACGCTCGCTGCTCGTCCTGACCTTCGTGCCGTTCCTCGGCTTCGGCATGCAGTCGTACGGCGGTGAGATGGCCCTGCGGGTCTTCATGTTCGCGCTGCCCGGGGCGGCCCTGCTCACCGGGCTGGCGCTCTTCCCGCGCACCGGCGTCACCGCCGAGGAGCGCGAGAAGGACCGGGTGAGCCTCGCCCCGCTGGCCGCGCTCATGGCGGGGCTGGTCCTCATGGGCGGGTTCCTGGTGGCCCGGTGGGGCAACGAGCCGTTCGAGCGGGTGCGGCCCGGCGAGGTCGCCGCCATGGAGTACGTGTACGCCCACGACGATCCGAGTCTGCGGCTGCTGTGGCTGAGCAGCGACCCTGTCGAGGACGTGACGCCCGCGATGCCGTGGGGCGCCCGGGACATGGAGAAGGTCTCCTATCTGCCGACGCAGGCACCGGCCGACCCGGTCCTGGTGTCGGGCCTGGTGAAGGCGCTGAAGGACGCGGGCCCGAACTCGTATCTGATGGTCAACCGGGGGCAGGTGACGTTCCTGCGGCTGGACGTGGGCTACTCGCCGACCTGGGAGACCCGGCTGCTGAAGAACCTGGACGCCAGGCCCGAGCTGAAGCGGGTCTTCGCCAACGCGGACGTCACGATGTACGCGCTGCGCGAGCAGCCGGAGGGTGCGGTGCCGAAGGCCGATCCGGGTCCGATCGGGCCGCAGGTGACATGGACGCCGTGGTCGGTGGTCGGCGGTATCGCGGCGGTCGCGCTGATCGTGCTGCTGGCGGCCCGTGAGATCGTGCGGGTGGCGACGCCGCCGGGTGTGCGGCAGCTGAGCCGGCTGCAGAGCAGTTTCTGGTTCTCGCTGCCGCTGCTGGCGGTGCTGCTGGCCTCGCTCGTACAGAGGTTCTTGACGATCAAGTAGCCGAGGTCGGGTGGTTCGGGTGGCTCACCGTCCGAGCCACCTGACCTCGTAGGCCTGCAGCTCGGTCTTCCTGCCGTCGACCTTCACCGTGGTCCGCCGGTCGAGGGTGTTCACGGCGAGGATCACCTCGTCCGTGGCGAGCACCCGGACTCCGGGCTCGTCCACGGACACCTTCCGGTACCCGGTCCCCGGCGGGAACTCCTCGCCGAACCGCGCGAGCAGGCCGTACATGGGCAGCTTCGCGCCGCCGCGCGCGGTGTCGGTCGGTGTCCACAGACACCCGGCGCAGTCGGTGCCCTTCTCGTTCTCCGGGTTCCAGTAGAAGGCGGAGGTGGTGCCGCCCTCGGCCAGCGCGATCAGCCCGGTGGCGTGCACGGCGACCCGGCGGGCCTCGGACCAGCCCTCGCGTTCGTCGTCGCCGTCGGCGGGTTCGACGTAGTACTCCGCCCACCACAGCGGCAGATCGCCGGTCTGCTCGCGCACCCAGCGGCTGACGTCGGTGAACTTCCCGGTGGCCTCGAACTCGTCGGGCAGCAGCTCGTCGTCGCGGGTGTAGCTGGAGCCGTCCACGACGACGAAGTCGGCGCCGGCCTTGTGCTCGTTCCAGTACCGGAAGGCGTCGACGGTCCGCCGGTCGAGGGCGCCCCACGGGCCCGTCAGGGCCTTGGACGCCTCGTGCGCGCGGGGGTCGACGCTGTCCATCACGAGGTACGGCCCGCCGACCATGATGTCCCGGTCGACCTTCTTCAGCGCCCGGTACACCAGGTTGTACAGCTTCGTGTAGCCCTCGTGGTCCCAGCGGCCCTCGGCGTCGTTCCAGAACCCCTTGAACTCGTTCCAGACGATGAAGTGCCGTACGTCCGGGTAGCGTTTGGCGACGGTCGCGGCGAGCGCCGCGTAGTCGTCGAAGTGCTCCGGGTCGGGCGCGGTCTCCAGGGCGGCCTGGCTCCAGTCGGTGGCGTCGACACCGGGCTCGCCGCCCTTCATCCAGTCCGGCGCGCAGCACAGGGTGACGACCGGGGTGCCGCCGGAGGCGCGGACGAAGTCGATGCGCCGGTCCATCGCCTCGAAGTCGTAACGCCCGCGCACCGGTTCGGGGTTGTCGGCGCCCCAGCCCATGATGTGCTGGATCTGCGGCAGTCCCCCGTCGCCGGCGATCCGGCGCTCGACGCGGGCGACGGCGGCCGGGGCGCCCTCGTCGGCGCTGTGCTGGGTGTGGGTGAACCCCCAGCCGACCTCCGGGTCCTTGGCGTGCGGCGCGGCCGTGGGGGTGCCGTGCACCTTGTCCCCGTCGCGTGTGGTGCCGCCGGTGTCCACCCCGTTGCCCGGCAGTGTGCTGAGGAGGGTCACCAGCAGGGCCAGAGCCGCCGCGCCCACACCGAGCAGCGCGGTGAGCCGCCACCGCCGTGCCCCCGAATTCCACCCATGACGTCCCATCAAGGACAACGGTAACGGGGGTGACCGCCGCCTGGGCAGGTTTCGGCGCCACACGGTTCACCGGCGGCCCGGGACGGGGACGCGACGGGGAAACCGGGTGCACGGCGACCGGCTGTGACGGATCATGGCCGCATGTCTGCGAACCCACACGACGCTCTGCCGATCCGGCTCAACGTCGACGACAGCGACTCGCCGTCCGACGTCGTCGACGCGCTGTTCCTCGGCCGCTTCGCGACGGGCGAGCAGCCGTACGCACACGCGGCGAACATCGACCGCGTCCGGTCCGGGGCGACCCTGCTGCCGCCGGGCGCGCGGGTGCTGCGCGCGGCCCGCGACGACGACCGCAGCGCCACGCTGGCGGAGGGCGACGGCTGGACCCTGCTGATCTCCCGCTGGAACCGCGGCGCCGATGTCACCGTGACCGCCACCAGCGAGGAACTGGCGGCGCGTGTGCTGGGCGAGGCGACGGACGGCGCGGCCGACGAGCCCGAACCGCAGCCGGAGAACGTGACCATGGGCTTCTGGTACGTCTCCCCCCGGCGCGGCCCGCACCGCACGACCCGGCAGATCTCGGCGGGCACCTGGGAGGAGGTGCGGCCCAACTACACGGCGCCGGTGGCGGACGCGATGGACCGGCTGATGAAGACGACACCGGAGGACATCGCGGGCCGGCTCCTGCTGCTGCACGGCCCGCCCGGCACCGGCAAGACGTCGGCGCTGCGGACGCTGGCCCGCTCGTGGCGCGACTGGTGCCAGGTGGACTGCGTGCTGGACCCCGAGCGGCTGTTCGGCGACGTCGGGTATCTGATGGACATCGCGATCGGCGAGGACGACTCCACCGGCAAGGGCCGCTGGCGGCTGCTGCTCCTGGAGGACTGCGACGCACTGATCCGGGGCGAGGCCAAGCACACGGCGGGCCAGGCGCTGTCGCGGCTGCTGAACCTCACCGACGGCCTCCTCGGCCAGGGCCGCAACGTCCTGGTCGGCGTCACCACCAACGAGGACCTGGAGCGGCTGCACCCGGCCGTGGTCCGCCCGGGACGCTGTCTGGCCCGGATCGAGGTGGGGCCGCTGACCCGTTCGGAGGCGATCGGCTGGCTCGGCACGGACGAGGGCGTGGGCCGCGACGGCGCCACCCTGGCGGAGCTGTACGCACTGAAGCGGGGCACCTCGCCGACATCGCTGCCGGACCCGCGGGACGGCGCGGACGCCGGGCTGTACCTGTAGGTGTTTTAGTGGACGTATGACCCTGTTCGTCGGCACCTCGGGGTGGCAGTACCGGGACTGGCGGGACGTCCTGTACCCGGCGGACGTGCCCATGCGGCGCTGGCTGGAGGAGTACACGGCCCACTTCGCCACGGTCGAGCTCAACAACGCCTTCTACCGGCTCCCGTCACGCGAGAACTTCGAGGCGTGGCGGGAGCGGGTGCCCGGCGACTTCGTGGTCGCGGTGAAGGCGAGCCGCTATCTGACCCACATCAAACGGCTGCGGGATCCCGAGGAGCCGGTGCACCGCCTGATGACCCACGCCGAGGGCCTCGGCGACCGGCTGGGCCCGGTCCTGCTGCAGCTGCCGCCGACGCTGCGGGCGGACACCGGGCTGCTGGACGCCTGCCTGGCCTGCTTCCCGGCCGGCGTCCGGGTCGCCGTCGAGCCCCGGCACGACAGCTGGTGGACGTCCGGGACGCGGGACGTCCTTCAGGCCCGGGGCGCCGCCCTGTGCTGGGCCGACGTGCAGTCCCGCCCGGTGACGCCGCTGTGGCGCACGGCCGGCTGGGGGTACGTCCGCTTCCATGTGGGCCGCGCCCGGCACTGGCCGCACTACGGCCGGCAGGCGCTGGAGACCTGGGTGCGGCGCATCGCCGGCACCTGGGCGGCGGACGAGGACGTGTACGCGTACTTCAACAACGACCCGACGGGCGCGGCGGTCGAGGACGCCATGACGTTCGCGCGGGCGGCGCGCAGGGCGGGCCGCGAGCCGACCCGCACACCGGAACGCCTGCCGGGCCCGGCCGAGAAGGCGGCTCAGTCCTCGTAGGCCGCCCGCAGCGCGTCCCGTACGGTCTCCAGCGCCGCGTCCTCGTCCAGGCCGAGCCGGCGGACCCGCTCCGCGTAGACCTGGGCGGCCGACGCCGCCTCCCGTTCCGCGGCCGAGCCGGCGGCGGCGATGAAGGTGCCGTTGCGGCCCCGCGTCTCGATCACCCCGTCGCTCTCCAGGGCCCGGTACGCCTTGGCGACGGTGTTGGCCGCCAGGCCCAGCGACTGGGCGAGCCCGCGCACGGTCGGCAGCCGGTAGCCCACCGGCAGCACCCCCGACCGTGCCTGCTCGGAGATCTGCGCCCGCACCTGCTCGTACGGCGCGACGGCACTGTCGTCGATGTGGATCTTCAAGGTCACAGGCCGATTCTCCCGTACCCGCCGGAAAATGAGAGGCACCCCCGGCGGTTCCCCGTCTAGCCTGCGCGCCATGACCGTGATCGTGCGCGACCTGCGCGGCGAAGACCCCGACGACGTCGAGCGGTTCGTCCACTGCCGCCGCCTCGGCCTTCCGTACATGCTGTGGGACGCGGACGCGGTCCGCCACCACCGGACGCACACCCACCCCGACGCCCACTACCGGTCCCTGGTGGCGGAGGAGGACGGCGAGACGATCGGCACGGCCCAGACCGGACTCGCGTACGACAGCCCGGAGCCGGGCCAGGGCTACCTCAACGTCTACGTACGGCCGGACCGCACGGGGCGCGGCGCGGGCCGGCTGCTGGTGCGGGCCGCCGAGGAGCATCTGGCCGCACGGGGTGCGACCCGGCTGTTCTCCTGGGTCCTCGACGAGCCCGGGCATCGCGCGTTCGCCGAGCGCCGCGGCTACCGGCCCAGCCGTTCCTCCCACTTCCTGCGCCTGGACCTGGCCGGGGCGGCGCTCCCCCCGCTCCAGGACCCGCCGCCCGGTGTCGAGCTGCGCACCGCCGCGGACTTCGCGGACGACCCGCGCCCGCTGTTCCTGCTGGACACCGAGGCCACGTCGGACGAACCGAGCGACGTCCAGGCCGAGTTGACCGACTACGAGGCCTGGCTGCGGGAGACCTGGCAGCACCCCCTCCTCGACCTGGACCTCACCACGGTCGCCGTGGCCGACGGCCGCCCCGTCGCCTTCAGCGTCGCGCACACGGACCGCGCCACGCGCTACGCGACGGCCATGACCGGCACGGCACGCGCCCATCGCGGCCGGGGCCTGGCCAAGCTGGCCAAGACCCACTCCCTGCACCGCGCCCGCGCCGCGGGGTACACGGAGGCTCTGACCGGCAACGACAGCGACAACGCGCCCATGCTGGCGATCAACCGCCGGCTCGGCTACGAGATCTGTGCGACGGAGGTGCGGCATGTCCGCGAACTCGGCTGACCGGCCCGCCCGGCTGGACGTGGTGCTCGTCAAGGGCGGGCGTACGAAGATCCGTTACGCGGCGGAGCTGCTGGACGACGACGGTGTCCGCGTCGCCGTCCGCGCCCCGTGGGCGGGCTCCGGGGTGCGTGACTTCGGCTTCGTGCGCTTCGAGCCGGGTGACGTCTTCACCGAGTACTACTGGCGGGACCGCTGGTACTCGGTGAAGGAGGTCCGCGCCGCGTCGGGCGCCCGCAAGGGCTGGTACTGCGACGTGACCCGCCCGGCCGCGCTGTCCGGCGGTGAGCTGGTCGTGGAGGACCTCGACCTGGACCTGTGGTGCTCGGCCGACGGGACGCAGGTGCGCCGGCTCGACGAGGACGAGTTCGCCGAGAGCGGTCTGGCCGAGGCCGACCCCGGGGCCGCCGCCGCGGCGGTCGCCGCCCTGGACGAGCTGGAGGCGCGCGCGAGGGGCGAGGGCGGCCTGGAGTCGCTCCTGCGGTAGGTCACCGCGGAACGGCGACGACCGCGTACCGCTGGTCGGTGACGGTCCTCCCCCACAGCCGGGCGTCGTCCGACAGCTGCTCCACACGGACGTCCCCGCGAGCGGGGCGAGCAGGCCGGTGAGCCGGTCCGCCGGGATGCCGGCCGGGCTCACCGTGCCCCACACGCCCTCCACCAGCACCAGCCGTCCCCCCGGCCGCAGCAGCCCCACCCAGTGCCGCAGCACACGCGCGGGGTCCGGGAGCGTCCACAGGACGTGCCGGACGAGCACGGCGTCGAACCGGTCCTCGCCGACCGGGGGCGCCGCCGCGTCACCGACGAGGAACACGGCGTCACGCCCGGCGAGCTTGGCGCGGGCGCGCTCCACCATCGCCGGCGACAGGTCCACCCCCGTCACCCGGTGTCCCTGCTCGGACGCGAGCAGCGACAGACTGCCGGTGCCGCAGCCGATGTCGAGGACGTCGCCGGGGCGCGCGGGCAGCCAGGAGCGCAGCCGGTCCGCCCAGGCCTGCCGCACCTCGGGGTCGCGCAGGCCGTGGTCGGGCTCGTCGTCGAAGGTGGGCGCGGCGGCGTCCCAGTCCGTGTACGCACTGCTCAGAGACTGTTCACCGTTCGTCATGGGCCCATCGTGACACCCGCCACTGACAACGGGATTCGTGACGGCCGCCACTGACAGGACCTGCGGCGATGAGGAACTCTCCCCGGACGCGTCTACCTCCGTGCCAACGCG containing:
- a CDS encoding lipopolysaccharide biosynthesis protein; its protein translation is MSDTTTTTEPAPADATAPEKPGRRLRLPGLGRSSGGGSQLFRNAYALMINTGVSAVLGLGFWLAAARYYSESAVGQGSAAIAAMKFLAGLTAVALTGALARFIPVAGRTTGRLIFRTYAGSCVVVALAAGVFLLTLDLWGPSYRFLQGPLNGLFFVLAVVAWNLLTLQDGVLTGLRSAVWVPVGNTVFSAVKLGLLVAFAVAIPTAGVFVSWVAAIAVSVLPLGWLVFRRLVPRHMAATEEHARPPSLREVGRFLAGDYTGSLFSLAVVYLIPVIVAARVSAEDNAYFYITATIGGTVNLLAINMGASLTVEGSHAPGRLAGDTRAALIRMARIMVPVSAVLFFGAPWILGVFGAGYADAATPLLRWFAVGGLLRVVMETYFAVLRAQSRTAGLAWLQGLLCALVLGLTLLLLPRMGLTGAGVAEIAALSVIVAIAAPRLYRTVRGSGAGVPEDAAPDGDLADLGARETSTGARKGWALDSDTLALGIHVDFDHLERRPDVRPGPGTPPTGTPRIRPEHRPTWARAAEAGLPLESGREPGAEASAGPAEVDAPFEDAFDAGKGEVTAAVEEPEAAPEEAVLEESVPGESVRRPAAAGRRRLLPPTRVGVVLGCLLVAALLLYWVPALRLGESDLDGMGGLGLISVLPPPTLLGAALLTVVFASLLWLNREHRALLLVTLLATVVSLHALPALIETEPRFATAWQHLGFLDYIDRTGSAVPDLDARWSWPGFFAAAAFVARACGVEDLTEVVRWWPTAIQLLYLVPMFLLVRHMRASWRAKWTGVWVFVLAGWVGQDYFSPQGFTYLLYLAFAAVLLVWFRAPRVIWTRRRPGELEVEPANRRQRAVLLAVVIGLFAASVPAHQLTPFVMLGVVTALVLVGRSELRGLPVLFGVMVTAWIGFLAEPYWSGHFDELFGGVGGVGGNVTSSVSGRIEGGSSTHQLVLYVRVLLAGGVMAFACWGWWRRRFHHYRERSLLVLTFVPFLGFGMQSYGGEMALRVFMFALPGAALLTGLALFPRTGVTAEEREKDRVSLAPLAALMAGLVLMGGFLVARWGNEPFERVRPGEVAAMEYVYAHDDPSLRLLWLSSDPVEDVTPAMPWGARDMEKVSYLPTQAPADPVLVSGLVKALKDAGPNSYLMVNRGQVTFLRLDVGYSPTWETRLLKNLDARPELKRVFANADVTMYALREQPEGAVPKADPGPIGPQVTWTPWSVVGGIAAVALIVLLAAREIVRVATPPGVRQLSRLQSSFWFSLPLLAVLLASLVQRFLTIK
- a CDS encoding GH39 family glycosyl hydrolase; translated protein: MGRHGWNSGARRWRLTALLGVGAAALALLVTLLSTLPGNGVDTGGTTRDGDKVHGTPTAAPHAKDPEVGWGFTHTQHSADEGAPAAVARVERRIAGDGGLPQIQHIMGWGADNPEPVRGRYDFEAMDRRIDFVRASGGTPVVTLCCAPDWMKGGEPGVDATDWSQAALETAPDPEHFDDYAALAATVAKRYPDVRHFIVWNEFKGFWNDAEGRWDHEGYTKLYNLVYRALKKVDRDIMVGGPYLVMDSVDPRAHEASKALTGPWGALDRRTVDAFRYWNEHKAGADFVVVDGSSYTRDDELLPDEFEATGKFTDVSRWVREQTGDLPLWWAEYYVEPADGDDEREGWSEARRVAVHATGLIALAEGGTTSAFYWNPENEKGTDCAGCLWTPTDTARGGAKLPMYGLLARFGEEFPPGTGYRKVSVDEPGVRVLATDEVILAVNTLDRRTTVKVDGRKTELQAYEVRWLGR
- a CDS encoding DUF402 domain-containing protein encodes the protein MSANSADRPARLDVVLVKGGRTKIRYAAELLDDDGVRVAVRAPWAGSGVRDFGFVRFEPGDVFTEYYWRDRWYSVKEVRAASGARKGWYCDVTRPAALSGGELVVEDLDLDLWCSADGTQVRRLDEDEFAESGLAEADPGAAAAAVAALDELEARARGEGGLESLLR
- a CDS encoding GNAT family N-acetyltransferase encodes the protein MTVIVRDLRGEDPDDVERFVHCRRLGLPYMLWDADAVRHHRTHTHPDAHYRSLVAEEDGETIGTAQTGLAYDSPEPGQGYLNVYVRPDRTGRGAGRLLVRAAEEHLAARGATRLFSWVLDEPGHRAFAERRGYRPSRSSHFLRLDLAGAALPPLQDPPPGVELRTAADFADDPRPLFLLDTEATSDEPSDVQAELTDYEAWLRETWQHPLLDLDLTTVAVADGRPVAFSVAHTDRATRYATAMTGTARAHRGRGLAKLAKTHSLHRARAAGYTEALTGNDSDNAPMLAINRRLGYEICATEVRHVRELG
- a CDS encoding polysaccharide deacetylase family protein, which encodes MSDTPVPILMYHAVSTAPNDATRELSVAPEAFAEQMALIGDLGLTPVRTAELAEHWRSGKPLPERPVLITFDDGYAGVHRHALPVLRAHGFTATVFVSTGWLKGPHDVGGGLDTMLDWEQVRELAAAGVEIGGHSHTHPQLDQLPDDRLRSELILCREIVSDQLGTAPVSFAYPYGYSSRRVREAVRETGYAQALAVNNGLARRRQGPYRLTRLTVRRTTGVEEFGRLVEGRAVVRTFARDRALTKGYAVVRRARQVRRKAIRTRV
- a CDS encoding DUF72 domain-containing protein — protein: MTLFVGTSGWQYRDWRDVLYPADVPMRRWLEEYTAHFATVELNNAFYRLPSRENFEAWRERVPGDFVVAVKASRYLTHIKRLRDPEEPVHRLMTHAEGLGDRLGPVLLQLPPTLRADTGLLDACLACFPAGVRVAVEPRHDSWWTSGTRDVLQARGAALCWADVQSRPVTPLWRTAGWGYVRFHVGRARHWPHYGRQALETWVRRIAGTWAADEDVYAYFNNDPTGAAVEDAMTFARAARRAGREPTRTPERLPGPAEKAAQSS
- a CDS encoding DUF5925 domain-containing protein, which translates into the protein MSANPHDALPIRLNVDDSDSPSDVVDALFLGRFATGEQPYAHAANIDRVRSGATLLPPGARVLRAARDDDRSATLAEGDGWTLLISRWNRGADVTVTATSEELAARVLGEATDGAADEPEPQPENVTMGFWYVSPRRGPHRTTRQISAGTWEEVRPNYTAPVADAMDRLMKTTPEDIAGRLLLLHGPPGTGKTSALRTLARSWRDWCQVDCVLDPERLFGDVGYLMDIAIGEDDSTGKGRWRLLLLEDCDALIRGEAKHTAGQALSRLLNLTDGLLGQGRNVLVGVTTNEDLERLHPAVVRPGRCLARIEVGPLTRSEAIGWLGTDEGVGRDGATLAELYALKRGTSPTSLPDPRDGADAGLYL
- a CDS encoding GntR family transcriptional regulator, with the translated sequence MTLKIHIDDSAVAPYEQVRAQISEQARSGVLPVGYRLPTVRGLAQSLGLAANTVAKAYRALESDGVIETRGRNGTFIAAAGSAAEREAASAAQVYAERVRRLGLDEDAALETVRDALRAAYED